One Helianthus annuus cultivar XRQ/B chromosome 12, HanXRQr2.0-SUNRISE, whole genome shotgun sequence genomic region harbors:
- the LOC110899157 gene encoding guanine nucleotide-binding protein subunit beta-2, with protein sequence MSVAELKENHKAATETLNSLKQRLRDRRIQLLDTDVAGYARAQGKTPVAFGPTDLVCCRILQGHTGKVYSLDWTPEKDRIVSASTDGRLIVWNALTSQKTHAIKLPCAWVMTCAFSPDGQSVACGGLDSACSIFNLSTSLNKDANLPVSRTLSGHKGYVSCCQYVVDDGTRLITGSGDQTCMLWDITTGLKTSVFGGEYQSGHTADVSSVSINGSNSRMFVSGSCDATARLWDTRMASRAVRTFYGHEGDVNSVKFFPDGNRFGTGSDDGTCRLFDIRTGHQLQVYPPHQQQQQKGDSNIATPNVTSIAFSISGRLLFASYSNGDVFVWDTLLAEVVLNLGTLQNSHEARVSCLGLSADGSALCTGSWDTSLKIWAFGGHRTVI encoded by the exons ATGTCTGTTGCAGAGCTAAAAGAGAACCACAAAGCTGCAACTGAAACTCTCAATTCTCTCAAACAACGGTTAAGAGATAGAAGGATTCAGCTTCTTGATACAGATG tggCAGGTTATGCAAGAGCGCAAGGGAAGACTCCGGTTGCTTTCGGGCCGACGGATCTGGTATGCTGTCGGATTTTACAGGGGCACACTGGGAAG GTATATTCACTGGACTGGACTCCTGAAAAGGACCGTATCGTTAGTGCATCCACAGATGGAAGATTGATAGTTTGGAATGCTCTCACAAGTCAGAAAACACACGCCATTAAACTCCCATGTGCTTGGGTTATGACATGCGCCTTTTCTCCAGACGGTCAGTCGGTTGCATGCGGTGGGCTCGATAGCGCATGTTCCATCTTCAATCTCAGCACATCACTCAACAAAGACGCAAATTTACCAGTATCAAGAACGCTTAGCGGACACAAAGGTTACGTGTCGTGTTGTCAGTACGTTGTTGATGATGGTACTCGCTTAATCACCGGTTCCGGTGATCAAACATGCATGTTATGGGATATTACTACGGGGTTAAAAACATCGGTGTTCGGAGGGGAATATCAATCCGGGCATACGGCAGATGTTTCGAGTGTGTCGATCAATGGGTCGAATTCAAGAATGTTTGTTTCGGGGTCGTGTGATGCAACGGCACGCCTTTGGGACACACGTATGGCGAGTCGAGCAGTGAGAACGTTTTATGGTCATGAGGGGGATGTTAATTCGGTAAAGTTCTTTCCGGATGGAAATAGGTTTGGAACCGGATCAGATGATGGTACTTGCAGGCTATTTGATATTAGAACCGGACACCAACTCCAGGTGTACCCGccacatcagcagcagcagcagaagGGTGATAGCAACATCGCTACTCCTAATGTGACCTCTATTGCTTTCTCGATATCGGGGCGTCTGTTATTTGCAAGCTACTCCAATGGTGATGTGTTTGTATGGGATACACTATTGGCAGAG GTTGTTTTAAATCTTGGAACTCTCCAGAACTCACACGAGGCTCGTGTGAGCTGTCTCGgtttgtctgctgatggcagtgCCTTGTGCACTGGTAGTTGGGACACGAGTCTCAAG ATTTGGGCTTTCGGAGGGCATAGGACTGTGATATGA